Proteins from one Primulina huaijiensis isolate GDHJ02 chromosome 18, ASM1229523v2, whole genome shotgun sequence genomic window:
- the LOC140964494 gene encoding nodulation receptor kinase-like isoform X3, which produces MSSHQSQGIVIGTIAGVFILVTIAMGMCFFCRYRKKRGLQKFNVQGQVMSKNAVYSIPSTDNIVPKPISIQSFTLKDMEIATENYKTLIGEGGFGSVYRGTLPDGEEVAAKVRSATSTQGTREFNNEMNFLSAIRHENLVPLLGYCCENDQQILVYPFMSNGSLQDRLYGAAAKRKTLDWPTRLSIALGAARGLTYLHTFSERSVIHRDVKSSNILLDHSMCAKVADFGFSKYAPQEGDSGTSLEVRGTAGYLDPEYYSTQLLSAKSDVFSFGVVLLEIVSGREPLNINRPQNEWSLVEWAKPHIRNSRVEEIVDPGIKGSYHAEAMWRVVEVALACIEPYSTYRPCMADIVRELEDAFIIENNASEYMRSIESWGSNRYSIERPIVMPSTTITTEVSPMLMQPPPPQPR; this is translated from the exons ATGTCCTCTCATCAATCTCAAGGGATTGTGATAGGCACAATTGCTGGTGTATTCATTTTGGTTACCATAGCTATGGGAATGTGTTTCTTCTGTCGGTATAGGAAGAAGAGGGGTCTGCAAAAGTTCAATGTTCAAGGGCAGGTCATGTCAAAGA ATGCTGTCTATTCAATACCAAGCACAGACAATATTGTACCAAAGCCCATTTCCATACAAAGTTTCACACTGAAGGACATGGAAATTGCAACAGAAAATTACAAAACATTAATAGGTGAAGGTGGGTTTGGATCAGTTTACCGTGGTACTTTACCAGATGGTGAAGAAGTCGCTGCGAAAGTCCGCTCAGCAACTTCAACTCAAGGAACTCGTGAATTTAACAATGAG ATGAATTTTCTTTCAGCAATACGGCATGAAAATTTGGTCCCACTTCTTGGCTATTGTTGTGAGAATGACCAACAAATTCTTGTCTATCCATTCATGTCTAACGGATCTCTACAGGATCGCCTCTATG GAGCAGCAGCAAAGCGTAAGACTCTAGATTGGCCAACAAGACTTTCCATTGCTTTGGGTGCTGCCAGGGGTTTAACATATCTTCACACATTCTCTGAGAGGAGTGTCATACACAGAGATGTGAAATCAAGTAACATACTTCTTGATCATAGCATGTGTGCCAAGGTTGCAGACTTTGGCTTCTCAAAATATGCACCACAAGAAGGGGATAGTGGCACTTCCCTTGAAGTAAGGGGAACCGCGGGATATTTGGACCCAGA GTATTACTCAACACAGCTTCTATCTGCAAAAAGTGATGTCTTTAGCTTCGGGGTCGTACTACTGGAAATTGTAAGTGGTAGGGAACCTCTCAACATAAACAGGCCACAGAATGAGTGGAGCCTAGTTGAATgg GCAAAACCTCATATAAGGAACTCAAGAGTCGAAGAAATTGTGGACCCCGGCATAAAGGGAAGTTACCATGCTGAAGCCATGTGGAGAGTAGTGGAGGTTGCTTTGGCATGTATTGAACCTTACTCGACTTATCGTCCATGCATGGCTGACATTGTTCGTGAACTTGAGGATGCTTTCATTATAGAAAATAACGCATCTGAATACATGAGATCCATAGAGAGCTGGGGATCTAATCGGTACTCTATAGAGAGGCCTATCGTTATGCCTTCCACCACGATTACAACAGAAGTATCACCTATGCTTATGCAACCACCACCTCCACAGCCAAGATAG
- the LOC140964494 gene encoding nodulation receptor kinase-like isoform X2, with the protein MSSAGMSSHQSQGIVIGTIAGVFILVTIAMGMCFFCRYRKKRGLQKFNVQGQVMSKNAVYSIPSTDNIVPKPISIQSFTLKDMEIATENYKTLIGEGGFGSVYRGTLPDGEEVAAKVRSATSTQGTREFNNEMNFLSAIRHENLVPLLGYCCENDQQILVYPFMSNGSLQDRLYGAAAKRKTLDWPTRLSIALGAARGLTYLHTFSERSVIHRDVKSSNILLDHSMCAKVADFGFSKYAPQEGDSGTSLEVRGTAGYLDPEYYSTQLLSAKSDVFSFGVVLLEIVSGREPLNINRPQNEWSLVEWAKPHIRNSRVEEIVDPGIKGSYHAEAMWRVVEVALACIEPYSTYRPCMADIVRELEDAFIIENNASEYMRSIESWGSNRYSIERPIVMPSTTITTEVSPMLMQPPPPQPR; encoded by the exons ATGAGCAGTGCTGGTATGTCCTCTCATCAATCTCAAGGGATTGTGATAGGCACAATTGCTGGTGTATTCATTTTGGTTACCATAGCTATGGGAATGTGTTTCTTCTGTCGGTATAGGAAGAAGAGGGGTCTGCAAAAGTTCAATGTTCAAGGGCAGGTCATGTCAAAGA ATGCTGTCTATTCAATACCAAGCACAGACAATATTGTACCAAAGCCCATTTCCATACAAAGTTTCACACTGAAGGACATGGAAATTGCAACAGAAAATTACAAAACATTAATAGGTGAAGGTGGGTTTGGATCAGTTTACCGTGGTACTTTACCAGATGGTGAAGAAGTCGCTGCGAAAGTCCGCTCAGCAACTTCAACTCAAGGAACTCGTGAATTTAACAATGAG ATGAATTTTCTTTCAGCAATACGGCATGAAAATTTGGTCCCACTTCTTGGCTATTGTTGTGAGAATGACCAACAAATTCTTGTCTATCCATTCATGTCTAACGGATCTCTACAGGATCGCCTCTATG GAGCAGCAGCAAAGCGTAAGACTCTAGATTGGCCAACAAGACTTTCCATTGCTTTGGGTGCTGCCAGGGGTTTAACATATCTTCACACATTCTCTGAGAGGAGTGTCATACACAGAGATGTGAAATCAAGTAACATACTTCTTGATCATAGCATGTGTGCCAAGGTTGCAGACTTTGGCTTCTCAAAATATGCACCACAAGAAGGGGATAGTGGCACTTCCCTTGAAGTAAGGGGAACCGCGGGATATTTGGACCCAGA GTATTACTCAACACAGCTTCTATCTGCAAAAAGTGATGTCTTTAGCTTCGGGGTCGTACTACTGGAAATTGTAAGTGGTAGGGAACCTCTCAACATAAACAGGCCACAGAATGAGTGGAGCCTAGTTGAATgg GCAAAACCTCATATAAGGAACTCAAGAGTCGAAGAAATTGTGGACCCCGGCATAAAGGGAAGTTACCATGCTGAAGCCATGTGGAGAGTAGTGGAGGTTGCTTTGGCATGTATTGAACCTTACTCGACTTATCGTCCATGCATGGCTGACATTGTTCGTGAACTTGAGGATGCTTTCATTATAGAAAATAACGCATCTGAATACATGAGATCCATAGAGAGCTGGGGATCTAATCGGTACTCTATAGAGAGGCCTATCGTTATGCCTTCCACCACGATTACAACAGAAGTATCACCTATGCTTATGCAACCACCACCTCCACAGCCAAGATAG
- the LOC140964494 gene encoding nodulation receptor kinase-like isoform X1, whose amino-acid sequence MFLLSTRMSSAGMSSHQSQGIVIGTIAGVFILVTIAMGMCFFCRYRKKRGLQKFNVQGQVMSKNAVYSIPSTDNIVPKPISIQSFTLKDMEIATENYKTLIGEGGFGSVYRGTLPDGEEVAAKVRSATSTQGTREFNNEMNFLSAIRHENLVPLLGYCCENDQQILVYPFMSNGSLQDRLYGAAAKRKTLDWPTRLSIALGAARGLTYLHTFSERSVIHRDVKSSNILLDHSMCAKVADFGFSKYAPQEGDSGTSLEVRGTAGYLDPEYYSTQLLSAKSDVFSFGVVLLEIVSGREPLNINRPQNEWSLVEWAKPHIRNSRVEEIVDPGIKGSYHAEAMWRVVEVALACIEPYSTYRPCMADIVRELEDAFIIENNASEYMRSIESWGSNRYSIERPIVMPSTTITTEVSPMLMQPPPPQPR is encoded by the exons ATGTTTCTTTTAAGCACACGAATGAGCAGTGCTGGTATGTCCTCTCATCAATCTCAAGGGATTGTGATAGGCACAATTGCTGGTGTATTCATTTTGGTTACCATAGCTATGGGAATGTGTTTCTTCTGTCGGTATAGGAAGAAGAGGGGTCTGCAAAAGTTCAATGTTCAAGGGCAGGTCATGTCAAAGA ATGCTGTCTATTCAATACCAAGCACAGACAATATTGTACCAAAGCCCATTTCCATACAAAGTTTCACACTGAAGGACATGGAAATTGCAACAGAAAATTACAAAACATTAATAGGTGAAGGTGGGTTTGGATCAGTTTACCGTGGTACTTTACCAGATGGTGAAGAAGTCGCTGCGAAAGTCCGCTCAGCAACTTCAACTCAAGGAACTCGTGAATTTAACAATGAG ATGAATTTTCTTTCAGCAATACGGCATGAAAATTTGGTCCCACTTCTTGGCTATTGTTGTGAGAATGACCAACAAATTCTTGTCTATCCATTCATGTCTAACGGATCTCTACAGGATCGCCTCTATG GAGCAGCAGCAAAGCGTAAGACTCTAGATTGGCCAACAAGACTTTCCATTGCTTTGGGTGCTGCCAGGGGTTTAACATATCTTCACACATTCTCTGAGAGGAGTGTCATACACAGAGATGTGAAATCAAGTAACATACTTCTTGATCATAGCATGTGTGCCAAGGTTGCAGACTTTGGCTTCTCAAAATATGCACCACAAGAAGGGGATAGTGGCACTTCCCTTGAAGTAAGGGGAACCGCGGGATATTTGGACCCAGA GTATTACTCAACACAGCTTCTATCTGCAAAAAGTGATGTCTTTAGCTTCGGGGTCGTACTACTGGAAATTGTAAGTGGTAGGGAACCTCTCAACATAAACAGGCCACAGAATGAGTGGAGCCTAGTTGAATgg GCAAAACCTCATATAAGGAACTCAAGAGTCGAAGAAATTGTGGACCCCGGCATAAAGGGAAGTTACCATGCTGAAGCCATGTGGAGAGTAGTGGAGGTTGCTTTGGCATGTATTGAACCTTACTCGACTTATCGTCCATGCATGGCTGACATTGTTCGTGAACTTGAGGATGCTTTCATTATAGAAAATAACGCATCTGAATACATGAGATCCATAGAGAGCTGGGGATCTAATCGGTACTCTATAGAGAGGCCTATCGTTATGCCTTCCACCACGATTACAACAGAAGTATCACCTATGCTTATGCAACCACCACCTCCACAGCCAAGATAG